A portion of the Pseudorasbora parva isolate DD20220531a chromosome 1, ASM2467924v1, whole genome shotgun sequence genome contains these proteins:
- the cyp2r1 gene encoding vitamin D 25-hydroxylase, translating to MASIQRLTSLFSVSWEQTLICLGSLFITLFILLVIRQLLKQRRPRGFPPGPTPLPMIGNILSLATEPHVYMKRQSDIHGQIFSLDLGGISTVILNGYDAIKECLYHQSEVFADRPSLPLFQKMTKMGGLLNCKYGRGWIEHHKLAVNCFRYFGSGQRMFERISEECVFFLDAIDQHQGKPFNPKHLVTNAVSNITNLIIFGQRFPYDDGDFQHMIEIFSENVELAASGWAFLYNAFPLMEYLPFGKHQKLFRNANKVYEFLLQIIKRFSQDRIPQSPQHYIDAYLDEMEQSAADKATSFSQDNLIFSVGELIIAGTETTTNCLRWAMLYMALYPRIQEKVQMEIDCTLNGRPPALEDKQRMPYVDAVLHEVLRLCNIVPLGIFRATSQDAVVRGYTIPKGTMVITNLYSVHFDEKYWSNPSIFCPERFLDCNGKFVRREAFLPFSIGKRHCLGEQLARLEMFLFFTTLLQKFNLQFPEGFIPSLSPKLGMTLQPRPYAIRAIRR from the exons ATGGCATCGATTCAACGGCTGACATCTCTGTTCTCTGTGTCTTGGGAGCAAACGCTCATATGTTTGGGCAGTTTGTTCATTACACTCTTCATTTTGCTGGTGATTCGCCAGCTCTTAAAGCAGCGGAGACCCCGAGGGTTTCCCCCTGGACCGACACCTTTACCCATGATAGGGAATATTCTGTCCCTGGCCACCGAGCCTCACGTCTACATGAAGAGACAGAGTGATATCCACGGACAG ATTTTCAGTCTAGACCTGGGAGGAATCTCGACTGTTATTCTAAATGGTTATGATGCCATTAAAGAGTGCCTGTATCACCAAAGTGAGGTTTTTGCAGACCGTCCATCCCTCCCTTTATTTCAAAAGATGACAAAAATGGGAG GACTTCTGAACTGCAAATATGGTCGGGGCTGGATTGAACACCACAAACTGGCTGTGAACTGCTTCCGCTACTTTGGCAGTGGTCAGCGAATGTTTGAGAGGATTTCTGAGGAATGTGTCTTTTTTCTAGATGCCATTGACCAGCACCAGGGGAAGCCCTTTAACCCTAAGCATCTTGTTACTAATGCCGTCTCCAACATAACCAACCTCATTATCTTCGGGCAGCGTTTCCCCTACGACGATGGTGATTTCCAGCACATGATTGAGATCTTTAGTGAGAATGTGGAGCTGGCAGCCAGTGGCTGGGCTTTCTTGTACAACGCCTTCCCCTTGATGGAGTACCTGCCATTTGGAAAGCACCAAAAGCTGTTCCGGAATGCCAACAAGGTGTACGAATTCCTTCTGCAAATCATCAAGCGCTTTTCACAGGACAGGATTCCGCAGTCGCCGCAACATTACATCGATGCCTACTTGGACGAAATGGAGCAGAGCGCCGCTGATAAAGCTACATCTTTTTCTCAAGATAATCTAATTTTCTCTGTTGGAGAACTTATCATTGCAGGCACAGAGACCACCACAAATTGCCTACGCTGGGCTATGCTCTACATGGCTTTATATCCCAGGATACAAG AAAAGGTCCAAATGGAAATCGATTGCACCCTGAATGGCAGACCACCTGCTCTTGAAGACAAGCAAAGGATGCCATATGTGGACGCAGTGCTGCATGAAGTCCTGCGCCTTTGCAACATCGTCCCACTGGGCATCTTCCGCGCTACGTCTCAAGATGCGGTGGTGCGTGGCTACACTATCCCCAAGGGCACAATGGTCATCACTAACTTGTACTCGGTGCACTTTGATGAGAAGTACTGGAGCAACCCATCCATCTTCTGCCCAGAGCGGTTCCTTGACTGTAATGGCAAATTTGTCCGGCGTGAGGCATTTCTTCCCTTCTCAATAG GTAAGCGGCACTGTCTGGGAGAACAGTTGGCCAGGCTGGAGATGTTCTTATTCTTCACCACATTGCTCCAGAAGTTCAACCTTCAGTTCCCCGAAGGCTTTATTCCGAGTCTTTCTCCGAAACTGGGCATGACCCTTCAGCCTCGGCCATATGCCATACGTGCCATCAGGAGATAG